In Vitis riparia cultivar Riparia Gloire de Montpellier isolate 1030 chromosome 19, EGFV_Vit.rip_1.0, whole genome shotgun sequence, the following proteins share a genomic window:
- the LOC117908247 gene encoding probable disease resistance protein At5g45490, whose product MSEDFLEFLRNKFIDGLAEAEDQGRQLPMHRQFQGIRGVLLRKDITSSTPTQMIQMRNTLYRLLAVYTDCLIFSEKHPIPSTKFLLPFYNLFHFWFLKSTKEVLVRIKGDLGLYPCIEDSNGSPDHSEDQESQSHDPENQSQIWYPHVSEIRGFDRQFSKIRNWLLQSDEGFKDIAIVGIGGSGKTALARQLFYDEHIQGAFFPTLWISLSGKIDADIDLKQVVKDMLVELTTEHGHEKSCSTEEPLSSLGRRLLGKKYLIVLDGIWDETRDWYFSLGQALNWPDRDCNIQFGRDQKRNGNTVIITTRLEEVAKGMVGDKYLHSMEGIGKDEIWSIFDDAVDKSKLNPQQNDKLKKLQNEIVKQCDGFPLGVKTLAEIIPGALTKDHSGVDAEPEGGHIDSDHYSATQNHRGDTLTQIIPMEVQIDGGG is encoded by the coding sequence ATGTCGGAAGATTTTTTAGAGTTTCTGAGGAATAAATTCATTGATGGCTTAGCGGAAGCAGAGGATCAAGGGAGGCAACTGCCTATGCATCGTCAATTTCAAGGGATTCGGGGCGTTTTGCTTAGAAAGGACATCACCTCATCCACGCCTAcccaaatgatccaaatgagGAATACGCTCTACCGGCTCCTCGCTGTGTACACCGACTGCCTCATCTTCTCGGAGAAGCATCCAATCCCAAGCACCAAGTTTCTCTTGCCTTTCTACAATCTCTTCCACTTCTGGTTTCTCAAAAGCACCAAGGAGGTGCTGGTGCGAATCAAGGGAGATCTTGGTCTGTATCCGTGCATAGAAGACTCCAATGGCTCACCCGATCATAGTGAGGATCAAGAAAGTCAAAGTCATGATCCAGAAAATCAAAGTCAAATTTGGTATCCTCATGTGTCGGAGATACGAGGTTTTGATAGACAATTCTCAAAAATCCGAAATTGGCTTCTGCAATCTGATGAGGGATTCAAGGACATTGCAATTGTTGGGATTGGAGGTTCAGGCAAGACAGCTCTTGCCCGACAACTTTTTTATGACGAACATATTCAGGGTGCCTTTTTCCCCACACTTTGGATCAGCTTATCAGGAAAGATTGATGCAGACATAGACTTAAAGCAAGTTGTGAAAGACATGTTAGTGGAGTTGACTACTGAGCATGGACATGAAAAGAGTTGTAGCACTGAGGAGCCGTTGTCCTCCCTTGGCCGTCGGTTGTTGGGTAAAAAGTACTTGATTGTGCTTGATGGCATATGGGATGAAACCAGAGATTGGTATTTCAGTCTAGGCCAGGCATTGAACTGGCCTGATAGGGACTGCAATATCCAATTTGGTAGAGACCAGAAAAGAAATGGGAATACAGTTATCATTACTACTAGACTTGAGGAAGTGGCAAAAGGGATGGTGGGTGATAAGTATCTGCATAGCATGGAAGGCATTGGTAAGGATGAGATTTGGTCCATATTCGATGATGCAGTTGATAAAAGCAAATTGAATCCTCAACAGAATgataaattgaagaaattgcAAAACGAAATTGTGAAACAGTGTGATGGCTTCCCTCTAGGTGTGAAGACATTAGCTGAGATCATTCCAGGCGCATTGACTAAGGATCATTCCGGTGTCGATGCAGAACCAGAGGGGGGACACATTGACTCAGATCATTACAGTGCCACACAGAACCATAGAGGGGACACATTGACTCAGATCATTCCAATGGAGGTCCAGATTGATGGAGGGGGGTAA